One bacterium genomic window, ATCGATATCGCCATCGTTATCAATATCTCCCCAGGCGGTTGAGACAGCATCTCCCGGGATTGTGGTGACGGGAGAGCCCACGATGCGGGTGAAGCTGGTACCATCATTGCGATAAAGCAGATTGGTCTGTGCCCCGTTATTGCCGACTACCAGGTCAAGGTCACCGTCATTGTCGTAATCGCCCCAACTGGCGCTGAAGGACTCGGCAACATCGGTAACATGCGGGCCGGTCAGGATCTTGGTGAATGTCCCGGCGCCATCGTTGCGGTAGAGATTGTTGACGGTGTTGGCCTCGTTGGCGACATAGCAATCCTGATCACCGTCGTTGTCGTAATCTGCCCAGGCGCCAACGCGTGATTTCAGGGCATCGCTCGTGATGCTACCGAGAAATACGCGGGTGAAGGTGCCATCATCGTTATTGCGATAGAGTTGATTCCGCTGATCTCCAGCGCTGTTGCAGACCTGCAGATCAAGGTCGCCATCGGAATCGTAATCAACCCATGTGGCGGCCTCGGAGTAATCATTGTCAAAGGTGGGTTCGGTGCCCATTTCCTGCGTGAAAGTGCCATCTCCATTATTTATGTGGAAAAGATTTACCTGTGCCCACCAGGTGGCGACATAGCAGTCCTCGTCGCCGTCGTTGTCATAGTCGCCGAACGTGGCGCCATCGGATGCGGCCGCAACGGTACCAATGGATGGGGTCATCATACGCGTGAAGGTGCCATCGCCATTTCCCTTGTAGAGGAAGTCTACCTGGTTAGACGAGGGTCCATTGGTGATGAGTAAGTCGAGATTGCCATCGTTGTCATAGTCGATGAAGTTGACAGAGCGGCTGTCACCACCATCAGAGACTACTGGCCCGGTGGTAACGGGGGTGAAGTAGTCAGTGGCGTAAGCGAGTTCGGTTGCGGCTACGAAAAGCATGCAGAGCGCCAGCATCTGAATGGCCCGAACAAGCGTGGTGCGGGTTGATCGAGGGTCGGTCATTGGTCTCCTCCTATGGGTGGGTCCGAAGTGATCCTGTTCATTTAGGTTCAACTTACGGGCGAAGGAGTGAGAGAGTGAGGCGAATGCAGTCAACCGCTGATTTGTTGCGGTGAAGCGTCAAAAGTGGAGAAAAATGGTCAATCCTTTTCGCCGAGGAAACCGGAGAGGTTGTCGCGATAGGAGCGGCTCATCTTGAGATTGGTGCCGTCCTGCAGAATGACGATGAACTCCGACTGGAAGTGGCGTTTCAGTTCTTTAATGCGAGTTGAGTTGACGATAGTCGAACGGTGGATGCGAATGAACTTGGCCGGGTCGAGCTGCGTTTCGAGTCGATTGAGTGTTTCCCGGATCAAGTGCGTTTTCTTGCCGGTGTGGAGCTGGACGTAGTAGTCAGCAGCCTCGATCCAGTCGACATCGTCGGTGTTAACGAAGTAGATCCGGTCGCCTTCTTTGATGACAAATCGTTCGAGAAAGCCGCGGGTATCGATCTTGACTTCTTCGCGGCGGAGGGCCTCAAGCAGTGCAGTCATGCGAGCGGTGATCGCGCCGCCCCGACGCAATTGCAGGTCGGACTTGATCCGTTCGAGGGAGGTCTGGAAACGTGCCGGGTCGACCGGTTTGAGGACATAGTCGACCGCGTGAACCTCGAAGGCGCGGATTGCGTAGCTGTCATAGGCGGTGACGAAGACGATCAGCGGCATCGGTTCGCCGTCAAGCGCCTTAAGGACATCAAAGCCGTTCATGCCGGGCATCTGGATATCGAGAAAAACGAGGTCGGGGTGGTGGAGGCGGATCATCTCAATCGCTTCGGCGCCATTGCCGGCCTCGGCAACGATGGAGAAACCGGAATCCGGCTCCAGCAACATGCGAATTCCTTCGCGGGCGAGCGGTTCATCATCGACGATCAGAGTCCGGATCTTCTCAGCCATGAGTCGATTGCTCCTCAGAACGATAGGGGATCTCCAGCAAGGCGATAGTCCCGCCGGTAGGCGGCGTGGAGAGGCTGAAATGGTGTTGTTCGCCATAAAGTGCGGCAAGTCGGGTGCGGGTAGAGCGCAGGCCGACTCCTTCACCGCGGCTTTGCGAGGGGGTAGCGAGGCCGACGCCGTCGTCTTCAACTTTGAGCGTGAGACTTTCACCATTCCGCATGGTGGTGACGCGAATATGGCCGATGCCTGACTTTTGCGCGAGGCCGTGGCGCACGGCATTCTCGACAAGGGTCTGGAGGACAAATGACGGGACCTGGGCTTTAAGGGCGCTGTCATCGATCTGCATTTCCACCTGCAGGCGATCACCAAAACGAACCTGTTCAATCTCCAGGTAGCCTTTGACTATCTCAAGCTCTGTTTCGAGCGGGATAACCTGTGTACCGCCTTTGGCGAGGACATGGCGGAGCAGTTCGCTGAGGCGGTTGAGCATTCGCTGGGCGGTGTCGATCTCACCTTTGCGCATCAGGACCGATATTGAATTGAGCGTATTAAAGAGAAAATGCGGCTGTAACTGGGTATGCAGCGTATCGAGTTGGGCGCGGGTCAGTTCTGCTTCGAGTTTGGAAGCGCGTAGTTCCCGCTCATTGTACTGGCGATAATAGTCGAGCGCGTAGTAAACAGCGACAATGCCTGAGTAGATGAAGATCGACCAGGGGAGCATCCAGATGATCTCGCGCATGCAGAGGTCGATCAGTTGATCGGTGGTGAGTTGTTCTTTGTGCGCCCAAACAGAGCCGATCACGCCAATAACCAGAGTGATCGAGGAGGTGGTCGCCGCAAAAAGAAAGTGAAGCGGGGCAGACCAGAGGAGCGATTTACGGGTGATCCGGACATGTTTGGCCAGCCAAACGATCAGCGGGACAAGCAGCGCCCAGGTGAACCAGTCGAAAGATTCTCCCTTGATCCAGGTCCAGAGATCGGACTCCAGTCCCTTCTGCACATAGCGAAGGTGGCTCAGGACTGCCACAAAACAGGAGATGAAGAGCGCACCGCCGAAAACCAACAGCGCGGC contains:
- a CDS encoding VCBS repeat-containing protein — translated: MTDPRSTRTTLVRAIQMLALCMLFVAATELAYATDYFTPVTTGPVVSDGGDSRSVNFIDYDNDGNLDLLITNGPSSNQVDFLYKGNGDGTFTRMMTPSIGTVAAASDGATFGDYDNDGDEDCYVATWWAQVNLFHINNGDGTFTQEMGTEPTFDNDYSEAATWVDYDSDGDLDLQVCNSAGDQRNQLYRNNDDGTFTRVFLGSITSDALKSRVGAWADYDNDGDQDCYVANEANTVNNLYRNDGAGTFTKILTGPHVTDVAESFSASWGDYDNDGDLDLVVGNNGAQTNLLYRNDGTSFTRIVGSPVTTIPGDAVSTAWGDIDNDGDIDLFITRAFGPPDDNNLLFINNGNGTFTREFDDSTATETGWSYGCAFGDVDKDGDLDLAVARCQGANENNSLYLNNGNSNHWLIVDLQALSSNRSAIGTRVRVKATINGIPTWQMREVSSQPGYCNQSQMDPHFGLGDATTIDSIIITWPSGIITVQENVTVDQYLAITECPNVDPDGDGQICADNCPTTFNPGQEDADGDGVGDVCDNCSVLANTDQADSDSDGIGDLCDNCPTVDNPGQQDANNDDIGDACCCLGTTGNVNYVGNVDLSDLATLITYMTVGGLTLPCPLEANVNGLAGIDLSDLARLITYLTAGPITLPNCP
- a CDS encoding response regulator transcription factor: MAEKIRTLIVDDEPLAREGIRMLLEPDSGFSIVAEAGNGAEAIEMIRLHHPDLVFLDIQMPGMNGFDVLKALDGEPMPLIVFVTAYDSYAIRAFEVHAVDYVLKPVDPARFQTSLERIKSDLQLRRGGAITARMTALLEALRREEVKIDTRGFLERFVIKEGDRIYFVNTDDVDWIEAADYYVQLHTGKKTHLIRETLNRLETQLDPAKFIRIHRSTIVNSTRIKELKRHFQSEFIVILQDGTNLKMSRSYRDNLSGFLGEKD
- a CDS encoding histidine kinase yields the protein MQADHPDRAPLLGQRRRRWLAALLVFGGALFISCFVAVLSHLRYVQKGLESDLWTWIKGESFDWFTWALLVPLIVWLAKHVRITRKSLLWSAPLHFLFAATTSSITLVIGVIGSVWAHKEQLTTDQLIDLCMREIIWMLPWSIFIYSGIVAVYYALDYYRQYNERELRASKLEAELTRAQLDTLHTQLQPHFLFNTLNSISVLMRKGEIDTAQRMLNRLSELLRHVLAKGGTQVIPLETELEIVKGYLEIEQVRFGDRLQVEMQIDDSALKAQVPSFVLQTLVENAVRHGLAQKSGIGHIRVTTMRNGESLTLKVEDDGVGLATPSQSRGEGVGLRSTRTRLAALYGEQHHFSLSTPPTGGTIALLEIPYRSEEQSTHG